Proteins from a single region of Methanoregula sp. UBA64:
- a CDS encoding carboxypeptidase regulatory-like domain-containing protein codes for MLLCLGMLCGAVQATNLLITVQDSIDNTTVPHATVYLSGANVGLTNNAGQFLLQSGQGDLPLRVSLDGYDDWSNTVSGNVTTLSVTLVRRTLTLNVLLYDSNTLQPVSGATLDLVSGNSSQSKTSDSNGAATFATTAYTYYGLNISASNYQPRSDTIEMASKDQNVQYWLLSSNQYSFVVTDKSTHKAVPGASISVDSALLGTTDSRGVLTTSLSRGKSLSITISKDGYQTVNQLKTISSSEAVDAVELTSVPVGAFVFIYDKNNQPVNGAEVSIDNAVVATSNSFGRATLSGMTPGGYTIVVKKSGYSPVTQTITIVNESSEFPVILSLSSVSQTIYVQDTDQKNIAGATVLLNGASAGTTDTRGQLDTQLVYGTPYNITVTADGFRAKTVQQTVSVGNTTSPLTITLEKNLDLGFLTMIGLGILVIIVIVLILRIVGRRAAHHSSGRRDEI; via the coding sequence GTGCTGCTGTGCCTTGGGATGCTCTGCGGCGCAGTACAGGCAACGAACCTGCTGATCACGGTGCAGGACAGTATCGACAACACGACCGTTCCCCATGCCACGGTCTACCTGAGCGGTGCAAATGTCGGTTTGACCAACAATGCCGGCCAGTTCCTGCTCCAGTCCGGCCAGGGAGATCTCCCCCTGCGCGTATCCCTTGACGGTTATGACGACTGGTCGAACACCGTGAGTGGAAATGTAACTACCCTTTCAGTGACCCTGGTCAGACGGACTCTCACTCTTAATGTCCTGCTGTACGATTCCAATACGCTCCAGCCGGTCTCCGGGGCAACTCTCGATCTGGTGTCGGGGAATTCATCGCAGTCCAAGACCTCCGATTCCAACGGTGCGGCAACATTCGCAACAACCGCCTATACCTATTACGGCCTCAATATCTCCGCGTCCAATTACCAGCCCCGCAGCGACACCATCGAGATGGCCTCGAAAGACCAGAACGTGCAATACTGGCTGTTGTCGAGCAACCAGTACTCGTTTGTGGTAACGGACAAATCAACGCACAAGGCTGTTCCCGGTGCGAGCATCAGCGTGGATTCTGCGCTGTTAGGAACCACGGATTCACGTGGAGTCCTGACTACGTCCCTGAGCCGAGGAAAATCGCTCTCCATCACGATCAGTAAAGATGGCTACCAGACGGTTAACCAGCTTAAGACCATCAGCTCCAGCGAAGCTGTCGATGCGGTCGAGCTCACATCGGTGCCTGTCGGTGCCTTCGTCTTTATCTATGATAAGAATAACCAGCCGGTAAACGGGGCTGAGGTTTCGATCGACAACGCCGTTGTCGCAACCAGCAATTCCTTTGGTCGTGCAACGCTGTCGGGCATGACTCCCGGGGGTTATACGATTGTTGTGAAGAAGAGCGGGTACTCGCCCGTGACCCAGACGATCACGATAGTAAACGAGTCCAGCGAATTTCCCGTGATCTTATCCCTATCCTCAGTGAGCCAGACGATCTATGTCCAGGACACCGACCAGAAGAATATTGCCGGTGCCACCGTTCTCTTAAACGGGGCTTCTGCAGGGACCACGGATACCCGCGGGCAGCTGGATACCCAGCTGGTGTACGGCACCCCCTACAATATTACCGTGACTGCTGACGGGTTCCGTGCCAAGACCGTCCAGCAGACCGTTTCGGTGGGGAATACTACGTCCCCCCTGACTATCACGCTTGAGAAGAACCTCGACCTGGGTTTCCTTACCATGATCGGGCTGGGTATCCTGGTAATAATCGTCATTGTGTTAATCCTCCGGATTGTGGGCAGGAGAGCGGCTCACCATTCCTCGGGAAGACGTGACGAGATCTGA
- a CDS encoding thymidylate synthase, producing MRVIRAPAIGKAHELVVKMILEKGWILRTEDAEETVEFEEVALQVDTPLAEPLVSPYSRFQQRFVEKYASDLLNGSKASFEYDYHGRLFDWGERLSVNGEPVHVDQIEYIVEKLRQSPVSRRAIAITWNPVIDEKLDDCPCLQLVQCVLRDGKLAMRVIFRSNDMLTAAGANMYALVQLQKSIADKLGVPIGTYTHISLVPHIYYLRDMNDIEPFCGKGQFIQPVQEVCRACGRCPRAKTA from the coding sequence ATGAGAGTGATCCGGGCTCCTGCAATAGGGAAGGCACACGAACTGGTCGTAAAGATGATCCTTGAGAAAGGGTGGATCCTCCGGACCGAAGATGCCGAGGAGACCGTGGAGTTCGAGGAAGTCGCCCTCCAGGTAGATACTCCGCTTGCAGAACCGCTGGTGAGCCCCTACTCCCGGTTCCAGCAGAGGTTTGTCGAAAAGTACGCGTCTGACCTGTTGAACGGCTCGAAGGCATCGTTCGAGTACGACTACCACGGCCGGCTCTTTGACTGGGGAGAGCGACTCTCGGTCAACGGCGAGCCGGTGCATGTCGACCAGATCGAATATATCGTGGAGAAACTCCGCCAGTCCCCGGTCAGCCGCCGGGCCATCGCTATCACCTGGAACCCGGTCATCGATGAGAAACTCGACGACTGCCCCTGCCTCCAGCTCGTCCAGTGCGTGCTCCGGGACGGGAAGCTTGCCATGCGGGTGATCTTCCGGAGCAACGATATGCTCACTGCGGCAGGGGCGAACATGTACGCTCTTGTCCAGCTCCAGAAGTCCATTGCCGACAAGCTGGGAGTTCCTATTGGGACCTACACCCACATCTCGCTCGTGCCGCACATCTATTACCTCCGTGACATGAACGACATCGAGCCGTTCTGCGGAAAGGGGCAGTTTATCCAGCCAGTACAGGAAGTCTGCCGTGCCTGCGGCAGATGCCCCCGGGCAAAGACTGCCTGA
- a CDS encoding tripartite tricarboxylate transporter permease, whose protein sequence is MIEIVIGVLLGVILGTASGLVPGVHANTLAGILLGAQAVLLAVLGPLALAGTLFAALITHTFVECIPSTFLGIPDADTSLAVLPAHALCLEGNGEEAVRIAALGSACAIIISVPLSVLCFVFLPALQPYFDWGIGILIVAVIGYMIVMSESPGWALAIFSVSGLLGAFALRYDFLCWHTLGGTTAVLMPLLAGLFGISVLLVAAQGRLPVQQFRGLRVENRTVVKSSVLGTLAGIAVGWLPGLSTATANGALASVIGYEKDRRAYILATSAANTANAFIGLAALYALSRTRNGVMVALAELPLPSMSELVVIGVLAACLAYVITIALSRSAGRLDGINGRMLNRAVILFVVGLCIVLTGPFGILILVLAVLLGLVPHMINVSRVYCMGAIMVPVILYSFGIAWI, encoded by the coding sequence ATGATCGAGATCGTGATCGGTGTCCTGCTCGGCGTCATCCTTGGCACCGCGAGCGGTCTTGTCCCCGGCGTTCACGCAAACACGCTTGCCGGGATCCTGCTCGGTGCGCAGGCCGTCCTTCTTGCCGTACTCGGACCGCTTGCGCTCGCCGGCACCCTCTTTGCCGCCCTGATCACGCATACCTTTGTCGAGTGCATCCCGTCCACGTTCCTGGGTATTCCCGATGCAGACACCTCGCTTGCGGTCCTTCCGGCCCATGCCCTCTGCCTTGAAGGGAACGGCGAGGAGGCGGTGAGGATCGCCGCCCTCGGGAGCGCCTGCGCGATTATTATCTCCGTCCCGCTCTCGGTTCTCTGCTTTGTCTTCCTGCCCGCCCTCCAGCCGTACTTCGACTGGGGCATCGGGATCCTGATCGTTGCTGTCATCGGCTACATGATCGTCATGAGCGAATCGCCCGGGTGGGCGCTTGCAATCTTTTCGGTCTCCGGCCTGCTCGGTGCGTTTGCGCTGCGGTACGATTTCCTCTGCTGGCACACGCTCGGGGGAACTACCGCGGTACTCATGCCGCTCCTTGCCGGCCTCTTTGGGATCTCCGTCCTGCTCGTTGCTGCGCAGGGCCGGCTTCCCGTCCAGCAGTTCCGGGGCCTCCGGGTGGAGAACAGGACGGTCGTGAAAAGCTCTGTGCTCGGCACCCTTGCCGGCATCGCGGTCGGGTGGCTGCCCGGGCTCTCGACTGCCACGGCAAACGGCGCTCTTGCCTCGGTGATCGGGTACGAGAAGGACCGCCGGGCCTACATCCTTGCCACGAGCGCAGCGAACACGGCAAATGCGTTCATCGGCCTTGCCGCGCTCTATGCGCTCTCACGGACCAGAAACGGCGTCATGGTCGCGCTCGCCGAACTGCCGCTCCCGTCCATGAGCGAACTCGTGGTGATCGGTGTCCTTGCGGCCTGCCTTGCCTATGTCATTACGATCGCCCTGTCCCGATCCGCAGGCAGGCTCGACGGGATCAACGGCCGGATGCTCAACCGGGCAGTGATCCTCTTTGTCGTGGGCCTCTGTATCGTTCTCACCGGGCCGTTCGGGATCCTCATTCTCGTCCTTGCGGTACTTCTCGGGCTCGTGCCGCACATGATAAACGTCTCCCGGGTCTACTGCATGGGCGCCATCATGGTGCCGGTTATCCTGTACTCGTTTGGGATTGCGTGGATCTGA
- a CDS encoding DUF1614 domain-containing protein: MPSDMRVYSASPLTVIALLVIIGLIVIVVPLLFLGLVGQAFTNLVGLSWITATALVILILICSLVNIPVWKVRKETIRMPHGEAGQFPDAFTPTEVGGMWETSIAVNLGGAIIPAVMACWLLYKATDVMTGDTLYLQVAVAILIVAAIAYVTTRPVVGLGIRTPLFVPGLTALLCGILFAQGLGLSAGVIAFVSAVFGILLGANIAHLPHAGDLEVPQVSIGGAGTFGAIFIGCILSAIIA, encoded by the coding sequence ATGCCATCCGATATGCGTGTGTATTCTGCCAGCCCCCTGACCGTCATCGCACTGCTGGTCATCATCGGGCTCATTGTTATCGTTGTCCCGCTTCTGTTCCTGGGACTCGTGGGCCAGGCGTTCACGAACCTTGTCGGCCTCTCGTGGATTACCGCGACCGCGCTTGTCATCCTGATCCTGATCTGCAGTCTCGTGAACATCCCGGTCTGGAAGGTCAGAAAAGAGACGATCAGGATGCCGCATGGCGAGGCGGGGCAGTTCCCGGATGCGTTCACGCCTACCGAAGTCGGCGGGATGTGGGAGACCTCGATTGCGGTAAACCTTGGCGGGGCGATCATCCCCGCGGTAATGGCCTGCTGGCTCCTGTACAAGGCCACGGATGTCATGACCGGGGACACGCTGTATCTCCAGGTGGCGGTGGCTATCCTGATTGTCGCGGCGATTGCATACGTGACGACCCGGCCGGTGGTTGGCCTTGGGATCCGTACCCCGCTCTTTGTCCCGGGACTTACGGCCCTTCTCTGCGGGATCCTGTTTGCGCAGGGACTTGGCCTTTCCGCGGGGGTCATCGCGTTTGTGAGCGCAGTCTTTGGCATCCTGCTCGGTGCGAACATCGCGCACCTGCCCCATGCGGGGGATCTCGAAGTGCCGCAGGTCAGTATTGGCGGGGCAGGGACGTTCGGCGCGATCTTTATCGGCTGCATCCTGTCGGCCATTATTGCATGA
- a CDS encoding NOP5/NOP56 family protein yields MQSCWFGDISGETCAPFTGDAAAYALRIKESRVGMDNFTPLLWEQAVACGVCRDRAEYLAILQKVCIAGSEQGIRERYASGDVELLQMVRTLDEMDTVTNLLSERVADWYQIRHPSFSRKYRRTPAHVLVRSIAERGRERGGGGALNRVAQEIAGLAEARTALAKEVSARACGVMPNTSELIGGLVAARLLSCAGGLKELSRLPGSTIQVLGARTALFAHIRTHAPAPKHGIIFQHRRVHNAPREVRGKVARVLAAKLAIAARIDYYRGRAEPAFLEDAQATIDRAGTPDAGGDGGGRS; encoded by the coding sequence ATGCAGTCCTGCTGGTTCGGCGACATTTCCGGGGAAACGTGCGCCCCGTTTACCGGTGACGCCGCAGCGTATGCCCTCCGGATAAAAGAGAGCCGGGTCGGCATGGACAATTTTACCCCCCTCCTCTGGGAGCAGGCCGTGGCCTGCGGGGTCTGCCGCGACCGTGCGGAATACCTCGCCATCCTCCAGAAAGTCTGCATTGCGGGATCGGAGCAGGGGATACGGGAGCGGTACGCTTCGGGCGATGTCGAGCTGCTCCAGATGGTGCGGACGCTTGACGAGATGGACACGGTAACAAATCTCCTCTCTGAACGGGTGGCGGACTGGTACCAGATCCGGCACCCCTCGTTCTCCCGCAAGTACCGCAGGACGCCGGCGCACGTGCTCGTCCGTTCGATTGCGGAACGGGGCCGGGAGCGCGGCGGGGGCGGAGCACTCAACCGGGTTGCACAGGAGATTGCCGGCCTTGCCGAAGCCCGGACTGCGCTTGCAAAGGAGGTCTCGGCCCGGGCATGCGGCGTGATGCCCAATACAAGCGAGCTCATCGGCGGGCTTGTCGCGGCCCGGCTCCTCTCCTGCGCGGGGGGATTAAAGGAACTCTCGCGGCTCCCGGGAAGTACGATACAGGTGCTCGGGGCCCGGACCGCGCTCTTTGCGCACATACGCACGCATGCTCCTGCACCAAAACACGGGATCATCTTCCAGCACCGGCGGGTGCACAATGCCCCGCGGGAGGTGCGGGGGAAGGTAGCCCGGGTGCTTGCCGCAAAGCTCGCGATTGCCGCCCGGATCGATTACTACCGGGGCCGGGCGGAACCGGCATTCCTTGAAGATGCGCAGGCAACGATCGACCGTGCGGGAACCCCCGATGCCGGCGGGGACGGAGGCGGCAGGTCATGA
- a CDS encoding AMP phosphorylase: MKFKIKILDIATRRGVLLNRIDARNIGVLDGDRVQVINPKNGIATTAVVTTTSTLAGQGNAGIYRITNERLNLADDEEVEIREADRPASLDFIKKKMDGGRLTKDETMTIIKDVVNDDISAAELTAFITASYINPLDMDEVEHLTRAMVETGEQIKFASRPIVDKHSIGGVPGNKISLVVVPIIAASGLKIPKTSSRAITGAGGTADLMEVLANVEFSAREVQEMTEKVGGTIVWGGATNIAPADDRIIIQEYPFKIDARGQMLASVMAKKFAVGANLVVIDIPVGSRTKVPTMQDGRKLAREFIELGERLGMKVECALTYGDIPVGHSIGPNLEVMEALRVLEGASEPNSFIQKSVSLAGIALEMSGKAARGTGAQMAQEILSNGKALEKFRQIIEIQGGDPNVKSGDIRPGDREYVVNSPASGYVIEMNNTSLITLARMAGAPHDRGAGILLHAKKGTLIKAGEPLFTIYADREWRLQKAIEEGRHLMPVIVEGMLLDRVPSPSEL, encoded by the coding sequence ATGAAATTCAAGATCAAGATCCTCGATATTGCAACACGGCGCGGCGTGCTGCTCAACCGCATCGATGCCCGGAACATCGGCGTTCTCGATGGCGACCGGGTCCAGGTGATTAACCCGAAGAACGGGATCGCCACAACCGCCGTTGTAACGACAACATCCACGCTTGCCGGCCAGGGAAATGCCGGGATCTACCGGATTACCAACGAACGGCTGAACCTTGCAGATGACGAGGAAGTAGAGATACGCGAGGCCGATCGGCCGGCATCGCTGGATTTTATCAAGAAGAAGATGGATGGCGGCCGGCTCACCAAAGACGAGACCATGACGATCATAAAAGATGTGGTCAACGATGATATCTCGGCAGCGGAACTGACTGCTTTTATCACGGCATCCTACATCAATCCGCTTGACATGGATGAAGTGGAGCACCTCACCCGTGCCATGGTCGAGACCGGGGAACAGATCAAGTTCGCCTCCCGGCCCATTGTCGACAAGCATTCGATCGGCGGTGTGCCGGGCAACAAGATCTCTCTTGTCGTCGTACCTATCATTGCAGCGAGCGGGCTCAAGATCCCCAAAACCAGTTCCCGTGCGATCACCGGGGCCGGCGGGACCGCCGACCTCATGGAAGTTCTTGCGAATGTTGAGTTCTCTGCCCGCGAAGTGCAGGAGATGACCGAGAAGGTCGGGGGTACCATTGTCTGGGGAGGGGCGACCAATATTGCCCCGGCGGACGACCGGATCATTATCCAGGAGTACCCGTTTAAGATCGATGCCAGGGGCCAGATGCTCGCAAGTGTCATGGCAAAAAAATTTGCAGTCGGTGCAAACCTGGTGGTCATCGATATCCCGGTGGGCAGTCGTACCAAAGTCCCCACCATGCAGGACGGCAGGAAACTGGCCCGCGAGTTCATCGAACTCGGGGAACGGCTGGGCATGAAGGTGGAATGTGCCCTGACGTACGGGGATATCCCGGTCGGGCACAGCATCGGGCCGAACCTTGAGGTCATGGAAGCACTCCGCGTTCTGGAGGGCGCATCCGAGCCGAACTCATTTATCCAGAAGAGCGTGTCGCTTGCCGGGATCGCCCTTGAAATGTCCGGTAAGGCTGCCCGGGGAACCGGTGCCCAGATGGCACAGGAGATCCTCTCGAACGGAAAGGCCCTGGAAAAGTTCCGGCAGATCATTGAGATCCAGGGAGGGGATCCCAACGTCAAGTCCGGGGATATCCGGCCCGGGGATCGCGAGTACGTGGTAAACTCCCCTGCATCCGGCTATGTGATAGAGATGAACAATACCTCCCTCATCACGCTTGCCCGGATGGCCGGCGCCCCCCACGACCGGGGTGCCGGGATCCTGCTCCACGCAAAGAAGGGGACACTGATCAAGGCCGGCGAACCCCTGTTTACGATCTATGCTGACCGGGAATGGCGGCTCCAGAAAGCAATCGAGGAAGGACGGCACCTCATGCCGGTGATTGTCGAGGGGATGCTCCTTGACCGGGTTCCCTCTCCTTCGGAACTGTAA
- a CDS encoding MEMAR_RS02690 family S-layer glycoprotein: MTKRLTIALIALVALVLVAVMPVSATFYSTNSTINKGATVFYGEQGLNITHALNQANATAFSQYGTPSYLGDDVAINTTDAYVSWWASAAQIGSTSPTITVPVGTTPGNLYVLPSSFPYTGTYYLTDSTGNRVNGQTVGVFTISDPSLAVVVWDAGQALNVNGQSVIQGENLTVRVDNNLYPAIDPILRLNSSSPAVNIFRRADANANDTQKYLDVKVKTDSGNTLTALYSTPAVISTNTVNLKALGPNNGQWFLNAANGYNWSTDALDSTGQQAYPAGTYQVWAESYMNGMYDNYKTGGAAYTGKTVAETQTITIVSNTLKIEANKDSVVRSKQFSVTITGKPNQVYHVWVKGVSTMTGGYDDQPPMIAANQAGVVTDSVNGLVNGYSIPVIVSDLANASIVNGNYTYQNGGGQNLVQDTTGKIAGNSQEVSNGTRLYANVSMSNSGTRTVAFTTTNWTKAQKYTIRVEQYFGSGIGYKSDEVDVKVEKGAVTIVAAGDQSYYLGEEIKFSGTNTESQTTYLFISGPNLGTNGASFQGYDPRSAALDNFPSADQVGVSAAVQGDNTWSYKWGTASVALDAGTYTIYATSQPASAYSNSLSKVAYGTVSIIIKKPFISATASQSTVAQGDAVFITGTAQGQPTPGVMIWILGKNYANIVTQSVNSDGSFSYEIKKETTKPLYAGQYFIVAQHPMQNNRFDVYPSDAAGQNTVIGLNQAAVVWTRDQANTVNSAPSIDFKLSGMNSLQGSDAAEALIEAINSANVDDTYTKLQILIENPVINVDPVGDRHVGDKFTITATTNLAVDDEVLVEVYSSSFQPTQKSQSGEFSGATGTVKVTKGDSGLNKISFDVDASTFKPDEYLVKESAVLQDATGTALFNVLEASAPTATPTIVANVTSAAPTTIATQPPTTVATPTKTPTQPGFGALVALIGLGAVALLVVRKH, encoded by the coding sequence ATGACTAAGCGATTAACCATTGCACTGATTGCACTGGTCGCACTGGTCCTTGTAGCAGTTATGCCGGTATCGGCAACCTTCTACTCGACCAACTCGACGATCAACAAAGGTGCAACTGTCTTTTATGGGGAGCAGGGTCTCAACATTACCCATGCTCTGAACCAGGCAAATGCAACTGCATTTTCGCAGTATGGCACTCCCAGTTACCTGGGTGACGATGTGGCTATCAATACCACCGACGCATACGTCAGCTGGTGGGCATCGGCAGCTCAGATTGGTTCTACCAGCCCGACTATCACAGTCCCTGTCGGAACTACACCCGGTAACCTGTATGTCCTGCCATCGAGCTTCCCATACACAGGTACTTACTATCTGACCGATTCCACGGGTAACCGCGTAAATGGCCAGACTGTGGGTGTTTTCACGATTTCAGACCCGAGTCTCGCCGTTGTTGTCTGGGATGCAGGTCAGGCCTTGAATGTAAATGGCCAGTCTGTTATCCAGGGTGAAAACCTGACAGTACGGGTTGATAACAACCTGTATCCGGCAATTGACCCGATCCTGCGTCTGAACTCCAGTTCACCGGCAGTTAATATCTTCCGCAGGGCGGATGCAAATGCCAATGATACCCAGAAGTACCTTGACGTCAAGGTAAAGACCGATTCAGGTAACACGCTGACGGCACTGTATTCGACACCCGCAGTCATCTCTACGAACACGGTTAACCTGAAGGCACTGGGCCCGAATAACGGTCAGTGGTTCTTGAACGCTGCAAATGGATATAACTGGTCTACCGATGCGCTTGACTCCACGGGTCAGCAGGCATACCCGGCAGGCACCTACCAGGTCTGGGCAGAGTCCTACATGAACGGTATGTACGACAACTACAAGACCGGTGGCGCAGCATACACTGGCAAGACCGTAGCAGAGACCCAGACGATCACTATCGTGTCCAACACGCTCAAGATCGAGGCCAACAAGGACTCTGTTGTCCGCAGCAAGCAGTTCTCGGTAACCATCACCGGTAAGCCGAACCAGGTCTACCACGTGTGGGTCAAGGGCGTCAGCACCATGACCGGTGGTTACGATGACCAGCCCCCGATGATTGCAGCCAACCAGGCCGGCGTTGTAACCGACAGCGTTAATGGTCTCGTCAATGGTTACAGTATACCTGTGATTGTTAGCGACCTGGCCAATGCATCCATTGTCAACGGTAACTACACCTACCAGAATGGTGGCGGACAGAACCTCGTTCAGGATACTACCGGTAAAATTGCTGGTAACTCGCAGGAGGTCTCAAACGGTACGCGGCTGTATGCAAACGTATCCATGAGCAACTCCGGTACAAGGACTGTTGCATTCACCACGACCAACTGGACCAAGGCCCAGAAGTACACCATCCGCGTCGAGCAGTACTTCGGCAGTGGAATTGGTTACAAGAGTGACGAAGTGGACGTAAAGGTTGAGAAGGGCGCAGTCACAATCGTTGCTGCCGGCGACCAGAGCTACTATCTCGGGGAAGAGATTAAGTTCTCCGGTACCAACACCGAGTCCCAGACTACCTACCTGTTCATTTCAGGCCCGAACCTTGGTACGAATGGTGCCAGTTTCCAGGGATATGACCCGAGAAGTGCCGCTCTGGATAACTTCCCGTCCGCAGATCAGGTCGGAGTTTCAGCAGCAGTTCAGGGTGACAACACCTGGAGCTACAAGTGGGGAACTGCAAGCGTTGCACTCGATGCAGGTACCTACACAATCTACGCCACCAGCCAGCCGGCATCTGCCTATTCAAATTCGCTGTCCAAGGTAGCGTACGGTACTGTATCCATCATCATCAAGAAGCCGTTCATCAGCGCAACTGCCTCTCAGTCGACCGTTGCACAGGGTGACGCAGTCTTCATCACCGGTACCGCACAGGGCCAGCCCACACCGGGCGTCATGATCTGGATCCTCGGCAAGAACTATGCAAACATTGTAACCCAGTCGGTGAACTCCGATGGTTCGTTCTCGTACGAGATCAAGAAAGAGACTACAAAGCCTCTCTACGCCGGCCAGTACTTCATCGTTGCCCAGCACCCGATGCAGAACAACCGGTTTGATGTGTATCCCTCTGATGCTGCTGGTCAAAACACCGTTATCGGTTTAAACCAGGCAGCTGTTGTCTGGACACGTGATCAGGCAAACACCGTCAACTCGGCCCCGAGCATCGACTTCAAACTCAGCGGCATGAACAGCCTGCAGGGATCCGATGCGGCAGAGGCACTGATTGAAGCAATCAACAGCGCCAATGTCGATGATACCTACACCAAGCTCCAGATCCTCATCGAGAACCCGGTCATTAACGTCGACCCGGTTGGCGACAGGCACGTCGGTGACAAGTTCACCATCACTGCAACGACCAACCTCGCCGTTGACGACGAAGTTCTCGTAGAGGTCTATTCATCATCATTCCAGCCGACTCAGAAGAGCCAGAGCGGTGAGTTCAGCGGCGCAACAGGCACCGTGAAAGTCACGAAGGGTGACAGCGGCCTTAACAAGATCTCGTTCGATGTTGACGCATCCACGTTCAAGCCCGACGAGTACCTTGTAAAGGAATCTGCCGTCCTCCAGGACGCAACCGGCACTGCACTGTTCAACGTTCTCGAGGCATCTGCCCCGACCGCAACCCCGACAATCGTTGCGAACGTTACCTCTGCAGCTCCGACCACGATTGCAACCCAGCCCCCGACCACAGTAGCTACCCCCACCAAGACCCCCACACAGCCGGGCTTTGGTGCACTGGTTGCCCTGATTGGTCTCGGCGCAGTTGCACTCCTTGTCGTGCGCAAGCACTGA
- a CDS encoding uroporphyrinogen-III synthase yields MKIAVTRLSGKEERDAARCAAFGHCCYSVHPLRSEIQNKVVSAFAEAVERGEFDCIFFTSALPAKILAPILVNPPRVIAIGPETARELERCGIASETLPGFYSRDFVPFLGAWIRGKTIGLPRADVPNAPLIGTIEAAGGIAREFRCYRLAPTNEPLDLAQADALLFTSAMSYKKAVWTPRCGLLVMAIGDVTADAMRCGGTFPDIVGDGSLEGTLAALNEYREKTRIVR; encoded by the coding sequence ATGAAGATCGCAGTCACGCGCCTTTCAGGGAAGGAAGAACGGGATGCGGCACGGTGCGCAGCGTTCGGGCACTGCTGTTACAGCGTCCACCCGCTCCGTTCGGAGATCCAGAACAAGGTTGTCTCCGCATTTGCCGAAGCCGTGGAACGGGGCGAGTTCGACTGCATCTTTTTCACAAGCGCCCTGCCTGCAAAGATCCTGGCACCGATCCTGGTAAACCCCCCCCGGGTAATCGCTATCGGCCCCGAGACCGCACGGGAACTCGAACGGTGCGGGATCGCGTCCGAGACCCTGCCCGGTTTCTACTCGCGCGATTTTGTCCCGTTCCTTGGCGCATGGATCAGGGGAAAGACCATCGGGCTGCCCCGCGCCGATGTCCCTAACGCCCCCCTCATCGGCACCATTGAGGCGGCCGGCGGCATTGCCAGAGAGTTCCGCTGTTACCGGCTCGCGCCCACAAACGAACCGCTCGACCTCGCGCAGGCGGACGCCCTCCTCTTTACGAGCGCAATGTCGTATAAGAAGGCAGTCTGGACTCCCCGGTGCGGCCTGCTGGTGATGGCTATTGGCGATGTCACGGCCGATGCAATGCGGTGCGGGGGAACGTTCCCGGATATCGTGGGAGACGGGTCGCTCGAAGGGACGCTCGCGGCGCTCAATGAATACCGGGAAAAGACACGGATAGTGCGATGA
- a CDS encoding fibrillarin-like rRNA/tRNA 2'-O-methyltransferase, with amino-acid sequence MIRIGDVLVSKGEGGVYSERMLDGYRVWDPYRSKLAALYLVGNGIELVSYMKVLYLGAANGTTVSHVADYTEVVYAIEFAPRPMQDLLEVARRRKNVMPILADASCPEQYAMLVEAVDLLYQDVAQPDQAAIAIRNCAFLKKGGYLILMLKTRSVDIRKEPAAVFRDTLDILISAGLTVVESTWLAPYHQDHAAIICKK; translated from the coding sequence ATGATCCGGATCGGCGATGTGCTCGTATCGAAAGGCGAAGGCGGGGTGTACAGCGAGCGGATGCTGGACGGGTACCGGGTCTGGGACCCGTACCGAAGCAAGCTCGCGGCCCTGTACCTTGTGGGAAACGGCATCGAACTCGTGTCGTATATGAAGGTACTCTATCTCGGGGCTGCAAACGGCACCACGGTCTCCCATGTTGCCGATTACACGGAAGTAGTCTATGCCATCGAGTTTGCCCCGCGCCCCATGCAGGACCTGCTCGAAGTGGCCCGCCGGCGCAAAAACGTGATGCCGATCCTTGCCGATGCATCCTGCCCCGAGCAGTATGCAATGCTGGTGGAGGCAGTCGACCTCCTCTACCAGGATGTTGCCCAGCCGGACCAGGCAGCGATCGCGATCAGGAACTGCGCATTCTTAAAAAAAGGCGGATACCTCATCCTCATGCTCAAGACCCGGAGCGTGGATATCAGGAAAGAACCGGCCGCAGTCTTCCGCGACACGCTCGATATCCTCATCTCTGCCGGGCTCACAGTAGTTGAGAGTACATGGCTTGCCCCCTACCACCAAGACCACGCGGCCATTATCTGTAAAAAATAA